One Streptosporangium sp. NBC_01495 DNA window includes the following coding sequences:
- a CDS encoding amino acid ABC transporter permease, with translation MKDDERLRVPDGWAKSERQLERERLRRRSSIRSGSVASVSTILVIVLLLWLFTASPGWPRVRETFFDLDQFTEALPDVLSGFLLNIKIFLIAEPLILVVGLLVALARNLTAPVFFPLRALAVIYTDVFRGVPTILVIYLVGFGLPALGLQGTPTDLATLGIIALTLSYGAYVAEVFRAGIESVHPSQRAAARSLGLSHGQTMRYVVVPQAVRRVVPPLLNDFVSLQKDTALVATIGPLEALRQAQIHVASTFNYTPYLAAALLFILLTIPMARFTDYLAARSQRRRGQ, from the coding sequence CGTCGATCCGTTCGGGCTCCGTCGCGTCGGTCTCGACGATCCTCGTGATCGTCCTGCTGCTCTGGCTCTTCACGGCCTCTCCCGGCTGGCCCAGGGTGCGGGAGACGTTCTTCGACCTCGACCAGTTCACCGAGGCGCTGCCGGACGTGCTGAGCGGGTTCCTGCTCAACATCAAGATCTTCCTGATCGCCGAGCCGCTGATCCTCGTCGTGGGACTGCTCGTCGCGCTGGCCCGCAACCTCACGGCGCCGGTGTTCTTCCCGCTGCGCGCCCTGGCGGTGATCTACACCGACGTCTTCCGCGGCGTGCCCACGATCCTCGTCATCTATCTCGTCGGCTTCGGCCTGCCCGCGCTCGGCCTGCAGGGTACGCCGACGGACCTCGCGACGCTGGGCATCATCGCGCTCACCCTCTCGTACGGCGCGTACGTGGCGGAGGTCTTCCGGGCGGGCATCGAGTCGGTGCACCCCAGCCAGCGGGCCGCGGCCCGGTCGCTCGGGCTGAGCCACGGCCAGACCATGCGCTACGTGGTGGTGCCGCAGGCCGTGCGCAGGGTGGTGCCGCCGCTGCTCAACGACTTCGTCTCGCTGCAGAAGGACACCGCGCTCGTCGCCACGATCGGCCCCCTGGAGGCGCTGCGCCAGGCGCAGATCCACGTCGCCAGCACCTTCAACTACACCCCCTACCTGGCGGCGGCGCTGCTGTTCATCCTGCTCACCATCCCGATGGCCCGCTTCACCGACTACCTGGCGGCCCGATCGCAGAGGCGGCGGGGCCAGTGA
- a CDS encoding amino acid ABC transporter ATP-binding protein, giving the protein MSLLSIEGLWKNYRGHSVLRGIDLEVEPHEVVCLIGASGSGKSTLLRCVNLLETADDGTITLDGEEITDAGTDPDDVRKRMGIVFQAFNLFPHMSVLDNITLAPRKVHKVGGRQAESQARDLLARFGLADKADAYPDQLSGGQQQRAAIIRALATRPRLMLLDEVTSALDPALVKEVLGIIRELKEGGMTMILTTHEMGFCREIADTVCFLDGGVLLERGTPEQIFTDPREPRTREFVQSVIDARRL; this is encoded by the coding sequence ATGAGCCTGCTGTCCATCGAGGGCCTGTGGAAGAACTACCGCGGTCACAGCGTGCTGCGCGGGATCGACCTGGAGGTCGAGCCGCACGAGGTGGTCTGCCTGATCGGCGCCTCCGGCTCCGGCAAGTCCACCCTGCTGCGCTGCGTCAACCTGCTGGAGACCGCCGACGACGGCACGATCACCCTGGACGGTGAGGAGATCACCGACGCCGGGACCGACCCCGACGACGTGCGCAAGCGCATGGGCATCGTGTTCCAGGCGTTCAACCTGTTCCCGCACATGAGCGTGCTCGACAACATCACGCTGGCCCCGCGCAAGGTCCACAAGGTGGGCGGGAGACAGGCCGAGTCGCAGGCTCGCGACCTGCTGGCCAGGTTCGGCCTGGCGGACAAGGCGGACGCCTATCCCGACCAGCTCTCCGGCGGCCAGCAGCAGCGTGCCGCCATCATCAGGGCCCTGGCCACCCGGCCCCGCCTGATGCTGCTGGACGAGGTCACCTCCGCTCTGGACCCGGCGCTGGTCAAGGAGGTGCTCGGGATCATCCGAGAGCTCAAGGAGGGGGGCATGACCATGATCCTGACCACCCACGAGATGGGTTTCTGCCGCGAGATCGCCGACACCGTCTGCTTCCTCGACGGCGGTGTCCTCCTGGAACGTGGCACCCCCGAGCAGATCTTCACCGATCCTCGCGAGCCCCGCACCAGGGAGTTCGTGCAGAGCGTGATCGACGCCCGGCGACTCTGA